The proteins below come from a single Myxococcota bacterium genomic window:
- a CDS encoding M20 family metallopeptidase — translation MIDALKKEVCASIDRLARELLDVSHDIHAHPELAFEERHAAQVLAQAGRGRGLDVHQNVYGLETALEARVGKAGPTVALLSEYDALPGIGHACGHNIIATTALGATLALAELGARLPGAVRWLGTPAEEGGGGKEIMARRGAFDGVDAALMIHPAGVNLATMPCLAISELKATYHGVASHAAAMPERGVNALDALVVAYQGVAALRQHIRTTERIHGIITDGGQAPNVVPERAAGRFLVRAANLVDLRALKERVAGCFRAGAEATGARLELAWGEVDYLDLDTSWPLANRFQANAESLGRAFFPLDKLPAGMQGSTDMGNVSHRVPSIHPMLASAPPNVSIHNAEFARWAGSEMGDQTVLDGAKALAMTALDFLCDAELRAEVTRAFAASRAARGT, via the coding sequence ATGATCGACGCGCTGAAGAAAGAGGTGTGCGCCAGCATCGACCGGCTCGCGCGCGAGCTGCTCGACGTGTCGCACGACATCCACGCCCACCCGGAGCTCGCCTTCGAAGAGCGCCACGCCGCGCAGGTGCTGGCCCAGGCCGGCCGCGGGCGCGGGCTCGACGTACACCAGAACGTGTACGGGCTGGAGACCGCGCTCGAGGCGCGGGTCGGCAAGGCGGGGCCCACGGTGGCGCTGCTCTCCGAATACGACGCGCTGCCGGGCATCGGTCACGCCTGCGGTCACAACATCATCGCCACCACGGCGCTGGGCGCGACGCTCGCGCTGGCCGAGCTGGGCGCGCGCCTGCCGGGAGCGGTGCGCTGGCTCGGCACACCGGCCGAGGAGGGCGGCGGCGGCAAGGAGATCATGGCGCGCCGCGGCGCGTTCGACGGCGTCGATGCCGCGCTCATGATCCATCCCGCGGGCGTGAATCTCGCCACCATGCCGTGTCTCGCGATCTCGGAGCTGAAGGCGACCTATCACGGCGTGGCGTCTCACGCGGCGGCCATGCCGGAGCGCGGAGTGAATGCGCTCGACGCGCTGGTCGTGGCCTACCAGGGCGTGGCCGCGCTGCGCCAGCACATCCGCACGACCGAGCGCATCCACGGCATCATCACCGACGGCGGTCAGGCGCCGAACGTGGTGCCCGAGCGCGCGGCCGGCCGCTTCCTGGTGCGCGCCGCGAACCTCGTGGACCTGCGCGCGCTGAAGGAGCGCGTGGCCGGCTGCTTCCGCGCGGGCGCCGAGGCGACGGGCGCGCGGCTCGAGCTGGCCTGGGGCGAGGTCGACTATCTCGACCTCGACACCTCGTGGCCGCTCGCCAACCGCTTCCAGGCCAACGCCGAGTCACTCGGCCGCGCTTTCTTCCCGCTCGACAAGCTGCCCGCGGGCATGCAGGGCTCGACCGACATGGGCAACGTGAGTCACCGCGTGCCCTCGATCCACCCCATGCTCGCCTCGGCGCCTCCGAACGTGTCGATCCACAACGCCGAGTTCGCCAGGTGGGCCGGGTCCGAGATGGGCGACCAGACGGTGCTCGACGGCGCGAAGGCCCTGGCCATGACCGCGCTCGACTTCCTGTGCGACGCGGAGCTGCGCGCCGAGGTGACTCGGGCGTTCGCCGCGAGCCGGGCGGCGCGCGGGACCTAG
- a CDS encoding thymidylate synthase, translating to MDAYLDLLRHVRHHGVRKADRTGTGTLSVFGWQSRYDLAKGFPALTTKRLHLRSIFHELFWFIRGETNVRSLQAVGVTIWDEWADPDGELGPVYGAQWRAWHAADGRVIDQLSGVEEEIRRNPDSRRLVVSAWNVGELERMALPPCHLLFQFYVAEGRLSCQVYQRSADIFLGVPFNIASYALLTHLMAESTGLRPGELVHTLGDAHLYLNHLEQADLQLSRTPYELPRLEIRPGVKSIADFRYEDVRLVDYRAHPAIAAPIAV from the coding sequence ATGGACGCGTACCTCGACTTACTCCGGCACGTGCGCCACCACGGCGTGCGCAAGGCCGACCGCACGGGCACCGGCACGCTGTCGGTGTTCGGCTGGCAGTCGCGCTACGACCTGGCCAAGGGCTTCCCGGCGCTCACCACCAAGCGCTTGCACCTGCGCTCGATCTTCCACGAGCTGTTCTGGTTCATCCGCGGCGAGACCAACGTGCGCAGCCTGCAGGCCGTGGGAGTCACGATCTGGGACGAGTGGGCCGACCCCGACGGCGAGCTCGGCCCCGTCTACGGCGCACAGTGGCGCGCCTGGCACGCCGCCGACGGGCGCGTGATCGACCAGCTCAGCGGCGTGGAAGAGGAGATTCGCCGCAACCCCGACTCCCGGCGCCTGGTGGTCTCGGCCTGGAACGTGGGTGAGCTCGAGCGCATGGCGCTGCCGCCGTGTCACCTCTTGTTCCAGTTCTACGTGGCCGAGGGCCGGCTCTCGTGCCAGGTGTACCAGCGCAGCGCCGACATCTTCCTGGGCGTGCCGTTCAACATTGCGTCGTACGCGCTCCTGACTCACTTGATGGCCGAGTCGACGGGACTGCGGCCCGGCGAGCTGGTGCACACGCTGGGCGACGCGCACCTGTATCTCAATCACCTGGAGCAGGCGGACCTGCAGCTCTCGCGGACGCCCTACGAGCTGCCGCGGCTCGAGATCCGGCCGGGCGTGAAGTCGATCGCCGACTTCCGCTACGAGGACGTGCGCCTCGTGGACTACCGCGCCCACCCGGCGATCGCCGCGCCCATCGCCGTCTGA
- a CDS encoding histidine phosphatase family protein: MSILLVRHGETASNAARVLQTPDIPLSPVGLAQAERLGARLARLGVASIVSSDYARARMTAEKVRAATGAPLTLWPELRERNFGTLRGRPYAELGFDPFAPDYAPPEGESWAQFHERTQQAWPRVLRLARRLRGNLAVITHGLVVRAFAELEIGLGGLEAPMSWPNTSLTVVASEPPPSIEVLNCVEHLEAADSARAAAAGRA; encoded by the coding sequence ATGTCGATCCTGCTCGTGCGCCACGGCGAGACCGCCTCGAACGCGGCGCGCGTGCTCCAGACGCCCGACATCCCCCTGTCGCCGGTGGGCCTGGCGCAGGCCGAGCGGCTGGGCGCCCGGCTGGCGCGGCTGGGCGTGGCGTCGATCGTGTCGAGCGACTACGCGCGCGCGCGCATGACCGCCGAAAAGGTGCGCGCCGCGACCGGCGCCCCGCTTACGCTCTGGCCCGAGCTGCGCGAGCGCAACTTCGGAACGCTGCGCGGGCGGCCCTACGCGGAGCTCGGCTTCGACCCGTTCGCGCCCGACTACGCGCCGCCCGAGGGCGAGAGCTGGGCGCAGTTCCACGAGCGCACGCAGCAGGCCTGGCCGCGGGTGCTGCGACTTGCGCGCCGGCTGCGCGGGAATCTCGCGGTGATCACGCACGGGCTGGTGGTGCGGGCGTTCGCCGAGCTCGAAATCGGGCTGGGCGGGCTCGAGGCGCCGATGTCGTGGCCGAACACGTCGCTCACGGTCGTGGCGAGCGAGCCGCCGCCGTCGATCGAGGTGTTGAACTGCGTGGAGCACCTCGAGGCGGCGGATTCTGCGCGCGCCGCAGCGGCGGGACGCGCGTAG
- a CDS encoding NAD(P)/FAD-dependent oxidoreductase — MGRRAIIVGGGHNGLTCAAYLARAGVAVTVLERRPVLGGACVTEELWPGYRVSRGAYVLSLLRPVIAEELELAKHGLRLLPRVPASITPLPDGRALVLGNEDPREDFAQIERFSRADAEAYRRYEAWLEGIAGALEPLLDEPGPTRRAALVRAGLGLARGPGLRSSLELLFGSARALLERWFESEPLRSTLATDAIIGAFAPPSARGTGYVLFHHVMGLLGGRRGVWAYVAGGMGALAESLAAAARAAGAEIRTGAEAKSILTRGGRACGVTLVTGETLEADLVVSNADPARTAQWLGDARALPQADYRSPVVKLNLALRELPRFRAHGRDLPLTGTIHLGPTDLAGIERAYAEAATGRVPEVPIVELTIPSTVDPSLAPPGRHVASIFAQYAPALPADDARWPELRESFRERALRTVESLAPGFTASIEHMEVLAAPDLERVFGLTGGNIFHGAMHPGRLLRRRARTRVPGLWLCGASTFPGGGVMGAPGRKAALEILA, encoded by the coding sequence GTGGGGCGGCGCGCGATCATCGTCGGGGGTGGTCACAACGGGCTGACCTGCGCCGCGTATCTCGCGCGCGCGGGGGTGGCGGTGACCGTGCTCGAGCGCCGGCCCGTGCTGGGCGGCGCGTGCGTGACCGAGGAGCTGTGGCCGGGCTACCGGGTGTCTCGCGGCGCGTACGTGCTGTCGCTGCTCCGGCCGGTGATCGCCGAGGAGCTCGAGCTCGCGAAGCACGGCCTGCGGCTCCTGCCCCGCGTGCCGGCGTCGATCACGCCGCTGCCCGACGGACGGGCGCTCGTGCTGGGCAACGAAGACCCGCGTGAGGACTTCGCCCAGATCGAGCGTTTCTCGCGCGCGGACGCCGAGGCGTACCGGCGCTACGAGGCCTGGCTCGAGGGCATCGCGGGCGCGCTCGAGCCGCTGCTCGACGAGCCGGGCCCGACGCGCCGGGCCGCGCTGGTACGCGCCGGGCTCGGTCTCGCGCGCGGCCCCGGCCTGCGCAGCTCGCTCGAGCTCCTGTTCGGCTCGGCGCGCGCGCTGCTCGAGCGTTGGTTCGAGTCCGAGCCGCTGCGCTCGACGCTCGCCACCGACGCGATCATCGGCGCCTTCGCGCCGCCGTCCGCGCGCGGCACGGGCTACGTGCTGTTCCACCACGTGATGGGCCTGCTCGGCGGCCGGCGCGGGGTCTGGGCGTACGTGGCCGGCGGCATGGGCGCGCTCGCGGAGTCACTCGCCGCCGCGGCGCGCGCGGCGGGCGCGGAGATCCGGACCGGCGCCGAGGCGAAGTCGATCCTGACTCGCGGCGGCCGGGCCTGCGGCGTGACTCTGGTCACCGGTGAGACGCTCGAAGCCGACCTCGTGGTGTCGAACGCCGACCCCGCGCGCACCGCCCAGTGGCTCGGCGATGCGCGCGCCCTGCCGCAGGCCGACTACCGCAGCCCCGTGGTGAAGCTGAACCTGGCCTTGCGCGAGCTGCCGCGCTTCCGCGCGCACGGGCGCGACCTGCCCCTCACGGGCACGATCCACCTGGGCCCGACCGACCTGGCCGGGATCGAGCGGGCGTACGCGGAGGCCGCCACTGGCCGCGTGCCGGAGGTCCCGATCGTGGAGCTCACCATCCCCTCGACCGTCGACCCGAGCCTGGCGCCGCCCGGAAGACACGTGGCCTCGATCTTCGCGCAGTACGCGCCGGCCCTGCCCGCCGACGACGCGCGCTGGCCCGAGCTGCGCGAGAGCTTCCGCGAGCGCGCGCTGCGCACGGTCGAGTCACTGGCGCCGGGCTTCACGGCCTCGATCGAGCATATGGAGGTGCTGGCCGCACCGGACCTGGAGCGCGTGTTCGGCCTCACGGGCGGCAACATCTTCCACGGCGCCATGCACCCGGGCCGCCTGCTGCGGCGCCGCGCGCGCACCCGCGTACCGGGGCTGTGGCTGTGCGGCGCGAGCACCTTCCCGGGCGGCGGCGTGATGGGCGCGCCGGGCCGGAAGGCCGCGCTCGAGATCCTGGCCTAG
- a CDS encoding MarR family transcriptional regulator produces MATKDKPSSSLREAVAALQRLADAFAQRRAQLARSAGLSEAQWRVLEQIAAEDFMPSLFARRRARSPAAVSKVIRQLLDLGLIGVEIAQGDARQRHYSLTAAGRAAMETVRKERERALARIWLDFEPEPLARFAEFAAELADRMEAHAREEAAKPKKTARRRGEPTTKTRREI; encoded by the coding sequence ATGGCGACAAAAGACAAGCCCTCCTCCAGCCTGCGCGAGGCGGTCGCGGCTCTGCAGCGCCTGGCCGACGCGTTCGCGCAGCGGCGCGCGCAGCTCGCCCGGTCGGCGGGGCTCTCCGAAGCGCAGTGGCGCGTGCTCGAGCAGATCGCCGCCGAAGACTTCATGCCCTCGCTGTTCGCGCGCCGCCGCGCACGCTCGCCGGCGGCGGTCTCGAAGGTGATCCGCCAGCTCCTCGACCTGGGGCTGATCGGCGTGGAGATCGCCCAGGGCGATGCCCGCCAGCGCCACTACTCGCTCACTGCCGCCGGACGCGCCGCGATGGAGACCGTGCGCAAGGAGCGCGAGCGCGCGCTCGCGCGGATCTGGCTGGACTTCGAGCCCGAGCCGCTGGCGCGCTTCGCCGAGTTCGCGGCCGAGCTGGCGGACCGGATGGAGGCTCACGCGCGCGAGGAAGCGGCGAAGCCAAAAAAAACGGCCCGCCGGAGAGGCGAGCCAACAACCAAAACGCGGCGCGAAATATAG
- a CDS encoding alkyl sulfatase dimerization domain-containing protein: protein MQKLDDVLDPSRFGTLETVCDGVGLVYGPSNVGLVWGNGAALAVDTGSLQSGTKIIEALRRASDEPVQHIIYTHGHVDHVGGASTFVQEARSRGRPRPTVWAHENVLARLMRYQRTWRWNNEVNRKQLRLPQGMNTFPRGLVPPDRTYRDRDDFELAGERVELYHATAETDDATWVWLPDRRVAFVGDLLIGSLPNTGHPNKTQRYTLGWAQALDTVAAHRPNWVLPGHGELLQGDQALEVMTETARALRSLHDAVVERLNEGMWPDEIVEAGIQLPPSLASKPYLAETSGCTQFVVRDVLRAYAGWWGGNPAELIPAPRGQVARDVIALAGRDAILDRVGKLFIGGEARRALHLAVMLRQADPGDAEAWQTEAELCEALAIGERSAVVRSFYLSCARAARECLAGLDGEDKPKR, encoded by the coding sequence GTGCAGAAGCTCGATGATGTCCTCGACCCTTCGCGGTTCGGCACGCTCGAGACCGTGTGCGACGGCGTCGGGCTGGTGTACGGACCGTCGAACGTCGGCCTCGTGTGGGGCAATGGCGCCGCGCTCGCGGTAGACACCGGGTCACTCCAGTCCGGCACCAAGATCATCGAGGCGCTGCGCCGCGCGTCGGACGAGCCGGTCCAGCACATCATCTACACGCACGGCCACGTCGACCACGTGGGTGGCGCGTCGACCTTCGTGCAGGAAGCGCGCTCGCGCGGCCGCCCGCGCCCGACCGTGTGGGCGCACGAGAACGTGCTCGCGCGACTCATGCGCTACCAGCGCACCTGGCGCTGGAACAACGAAGTGAACCGGAAGCAGCTCCGGCTGCCGCAAGGCATGAACACCTTCCCGCGCGGCCTGGTTCCGCCCGACCGGACATACCGCGACCGAGACGACTTCGAGCTCGCGGGCGAGCGCGTCGAGCTCTACCACGCGACCGCGGAGACCGACGACGCCACCTGGGTGTGGCTGCCCGACCGGCGCGTGGCGTTCGTGGGCGACCTGTTGATCGGGTCACTCCCGAATACGGGTCACCCGAACAAGACCCAGCGCTACACACTGGGCTGGGCGCAGGCGCTCGACACGGTGGCCGCGCACCGGCCGAACTGGGTGCTGCCCGGTCACGGGGAGCTCTTGCAGGGTGACCAGGCGCTCGAAGTCATGACCGAGACCGCGCGCGCGCTGCGCTCGCTCCACGACGCGGTGGTCGAGAGACTGAACGAGGGCATGTGGCCCGACGAGATCGTCGAGGCGGGCATCCAGCTGCCCCCGAGCCTGGCCAGCAAGCCCTATCTCGCCGAGACCAGCGGCTGCACGCAGTTCGTGGTGCGCGACGTGCTGCGCGCCTACGCGGGCTGGTGGGGCGGCAACCCCGCCGAGCTGATCCCCGCGCCGCGCGGCCAGGTCGCGCGCGACGTGATCGCGCTCGCGGGCCGCGACGCGATCCTCGACCGCGTGGGCAAGCTGTTCATCGGCGGCGAGGCGCGACGCGCGCTGCACCTCGCCGTGATGCTGCGCCAGGCCGACCCCGGCGACGCCGAAGCCTGGCAGACCGAGGCCGAGCTGTGCGAGGCGCTGGCGATCGGCGAGCGCTCCGCGGTCGTGCGCAGCTTCTACCTGTCGTGCGCCCGCGCGGCGCGCGAGTGTCTGGCGGGCCTCGACGGCGAAGACAAGCCGAAGCGCTGA
- a CDS encoding dihydrofolate reductase has product MLSLIAAVAENGVIGNKGTLPWRLPDDLAHFRRTTLGKPVVMGRRTYESLGRPLPRRTNVVVTRNLKFQAPNVQVARSLDAALVLAAEAPEVLVIGGATLYAEALPAARRIYLTRVYGRPEGDVFFPELNRADWHESLLLEHPADMDHLYAFSIVQLDRK; this is encoded by the coding sequence GTGCTGTCGCTGATCGCGGCGGTTGCGGAGAATGGCGTGATCGGCAACAAGGGCACTCTGCCCTGGCGCCTGCCCGACGACCTGGCGCACTTCCGCCGCACCACGCTCGGCAAGCCGGTGGTGATGGGCCGCCGCACCTACGAGTCACTCGGCCGCCCGCTGCCGCGCCGCACCAACGTGGTGGTTACGCGCAACCTGAAGTTCCAGGCCCCCAACGTGCAGGTCGCGCGCTCGCTCGACGCCGCGCTCGTGCTCGCCGCCGAGGCGCCCGAGGTGCTGGTGATCGGCGGCGCGACGCTCTACGCCGAGGCCCTGCCCGCCGCGCGCCGCATCTACCTGACCCGCGTGTACGGCCGGCCCGAGGGCGACGTGTTCTTCCCCGAGCTGAACCGCGCGGACTGGCACGAGTCACTCTTGCTCGAGCACCCGGCCGACATGGACCACCTGTACGCGTTCTCGATCGTGCAGCTCGACCGGAAGTGA
- a CDS encoding class I SAM-dependent methyltransferase: MSVDLDTSIQRQFGAAAGNYVVSAVHSGGPTLDALVERAALTGTERVLDVGTGAGHTALALAPRAREVIALDLTEEMLAAAAGLARERGLSNVWFRRGRAEALPFADGSFDVVTSRLCAHHYADPAAATREAARVLRPGGQYLLVDSFSPEDPVQDTYLNAIEVLRDPSHVRNYRLSEWCAMFDAAGLSVEVGPRWPVRLEFASWIARIGTPAPLAAALRVLMDAAPSEVRSALQIAPETGHDWSIPIGLLAGRRS; this comes from the coding sequence ATGAGCGTCGATCTGGACACCTCGATCCAACGCCAATTCGGCGCGGCGGCCGGCAACTACGTCGTGAGCGCCGTGCACTCGGGCGGCCCCACGCTCGACGCGCTGGTGGAGCGCGCCGCGCTCACGGGCACGGAGCGCGTGCTCGACGTGGGCACCGGCGCGGGTCACACGGCCCTGGCCCTGGCGCCGCGCGCGCGCGAGGTGATCGCGCTCGACCTCACCGAGGAGATGCTGGCGGCCGCGGCCGGCCTGGCGCGCGAGCGCGGGCTTTCGAACGTGTGGTTCCGGCGCGGGCGCGCCGAGGCGCTGCCGTTCGCCGACGGCTCGTTCGACGTCGTGACTTCCCGTCTGTGCGCCCACCACTACGCCGACCCCGCTGCCGCGACCCGCGAGGCCGCGCGCGTGCTGCGGCCCGGCGGGCAGTATCTGCTCGTCGACTCGTTCTCGCCCGAAGACCCGGTGCAGGACACCTATCTCAACGCGATCGAAGTTCTGCGCGATCCCTCGCACGTGCGCAACTACCGGCTCTCGGAGTGGTGCGCGATGTTCGACGCGGCGGGCCTCTCGGTCGAGGTCGGCCCGCGCTGGCCGGTGCGGCTCGAGTTCGCTTCCTGGATCGCGCGCATCGGCACGCCCGCGCCGCTGGCCGCAGCGCTGCGGGTGCTGATGGACGCCGCCCCGAGCGAGGTGCGCAGCGCGCTCCAGATCGCGCCCGAGACCGGCCACGACTGGTCGATCCCGATCGGCTTGCTGGCCGGCCGCCGGAGCTAG
- a CDS encoding PBP1A family penicillin-binding protein translates to MRRLAKIAVALAVFAALMAGIGLALFYVTILSDLPEINKLEDYHPNLITRVLDVDGNEVASFAKERRVIIPIEQVPKPVVEAFIAAEDGSFYEHTGLDYGGILRALWKNMFEGHTQGASTITQQVAKTFLLTPERTYRRKLKDMVLARRIEQKLSKNDILYLYLNQIYFGAGAYGIEAAAQTYFGKSARDLQVHEAAVIAGLVPRPAEWNPHADPETAHKKQLEVLSRMVKQGFLQPDQREYWAAQPLVYAKTHWQERDSATAFFVEEVRRFLMDRFGGDEVLTGGLTVHTTLDVRQQIEAWKAIRRGLRDHDRRMGYRGPLKNVPEKEWAALEEEIGKTNSAPREPAEEDLYQGLVVALDDAAQKVTLATGPAPTDRALLALSDVSWAGAPDVNRDGISPRVSKVSQALHKGDLVQLEKSANGKGWVLYQKPLAEGAMLSVDLEKGELKTVVGGYSFASSEFDRALQSKRQPGSAFKPIVYAAALTRGFTGATIVHDTAVVYDDDSSGQEWKPENYTEDFYGPITLRTALAKSRNAATIRVLSQIGLAPVQGMAKALGIESPMEMNLGLALGNSEVTLAELVRAYTAFATGGKVIDPVFVLEVRDRTGKVLAENVHLLAGQKEPLTPPVGQGGEESSGPSDADLDKVMEKLRAQVETKDAPGLPEGFHLDPVDAYLMTDMLRAVVDEGTGTKVKALGRPVAGKTGTTNDLHDAWFIGFTPELAAGVWIGYDSARNLGKNETGGRAAAPVFLDYMKGALADRPVQEFPVPEGVVFARVDRATGLLAPTGDENAIFMPFREGAAPTEVSPTQNGETGARPLRVD, encoded by the coding sequence TTGAGACGGCTGGCCAAGATCGCTGTCGCGCTCGCCGTGTTCGCCGCGCTCATGGCGGGCATCGGCCTGGCGCTGTTCTACGTGACGATCCTCTCGGATCTGCCCGAGATCAACAAGCTCGAGGACTACCACCCGAACCTGATCACGCGCGTGCTCGACGTCGACGGGAACGAGGTCGCCAGCTTCGCCAAGGAACGGCGCGTGATCATCCCGATCGAGCAGGTGCCCAAGCCCGTCGTCGAGGCGTTCATCGCCGCCGAGGACGGCTCGTTCTACGAGCACACGGGCCTGGACTACGGGGGCATCCTGCGCGCGCTGTGGAAGAACATGTTCGAGGGCCACACGCAGGGCGCGAGCACGATCACGCAGCAGGTGGCGAAGACGTTCCTGCTGACTCCCGAGCGGACTTACCGGCGCAAGCTGAAGGACATGGTGCTGGCGCGCCGCATCGAGCAGAAGCTCAGCAAGAACGACATCCTCTATCTGTATCTCAACCAGATCTACTTCGGCGCCGGCGCGTACGGCATCGAGGCTGCGGCGCAGACTTACTTCGGGAAGTCGGCGCGCGACCTGCAAGTGCACGAGGCGGCGGTGATCGCGGGGCTGGTGCCGCGGCCCGCCGAGTGGAACCCGCACGCCGACCCGGAGACCGCGCACAAGAAGCAGCTCGAGGTGCTGAGCCGCATGGTGAAGCAGGGCTTCCTGCAGCCCGACCAGCGCGAGTACTGGGCCGCGCAGCCGCTGGTCTACGCCAAGACTCACTGGCAGGAGCGCGACTCGGCGACCGCGTTCTTCGTGGAAGAGGTGCGCCGCTTCCTGATGGACCGCTTCGGCGGCGACGAGGTGCTGACCGGCGGACTCACCGTCCACACGACGCTCGACGTGCGCCAGCAGATCGAGGCCTGGAAGGCCATCCGCCGGGGCCTGCGCGACCACGACCGGCGCATGGGCTACCGCGGGCCGCTGAAGAACGTGCCCGAGAAGGAGTGGGCGGCGCTCGAGGAGGAGATCGGCAAGACCAACTCCGCGCCGCGCGAGCCGGCCGAGGAGGACCTGTACCAGGGCCTCGTGGTCGCGCTCGACGACGCGGCGCAGAAGGTGACTCTCGCGACGGGCCCCGCCCCGACCGACCGCGCCCTGCTGGCTCTCTCCGACGTGAGCTGGGCCGGCGCGCCCGACGTGAACCGCGACGGCATCTCCCCGCGCGTCAGCAAGGTGAGTCAGGCGCTGCACAAGGGCGACCTGGTGCAGCTCGAGAAGTCGGCCAACGGCAAGGGCTGGGTGCTCTACCAGAAGCCGCTCGCGGAGGGCGCGATGCTCTCGGTGGACCTGGAGAAGGGCGAGCTCAAGACCGTGGTCGGCGGCTACAGCTTCGCCTCGAGTGAGTTCGACCGCGCGCTGCAGTCGAAGCGCCAGCCCGGCTCGGCGTTCAAGCCGATCGTGTACGCCGCCGCGCTCACGCGCGGCTTCACCGGCGCCACGATCGTGCACGACACGGCGGTGGTCTACGACGACGACTCGAGCGGCCAGGAGTGGAAGCCCGAGAACTACACCGAGGACTTCTACGGCCCGATCACCCTGCGCACGGCGCTCGCCAAGTCGCGCAACGCGGCCACGATCAGGGTGCTGTCGCAGATCGGCCTGGCGCCCGTGCAGGGCATGGCCAAGGCGCTCGGCATCGAGTCACCCATGGAGATGAACCTGGGCCTCGCGCTGGGCAACAGCGAAGTCACCCTGGCGGAGCTGGTGCGCGCCTACACCGCGTTCGCCACCGGCGGCAAAGTGATCGACCCGGTGTTCGTGCTCGAGGTGCGCGACCGCACCGGCAAGGTGCTGGCCGAGAACGTGCACCTGCTCGCGGGCCAGAAGGAGCCGCTGACTCCGCCCGTCGGACAGGGCGGCGAGGAGAGCTCCGGCCCGTCCGACGCCGACCTCGACAAAGTCATGGAGAAGCTGCGCGCGCAGGTCGAGACCAAAGACGCGCCCGGGCTGCCCGAAGGCTTCCACCTCGACCCGGTCGACGCGTATCTCATGACCGACATGCTGCGCGCCGTGGTCGACGAGGGCACGGGCACCAAGGTGAAGGCGCTGGGCCGGCCCGTGGCAGGAAAGACCGGCACGACCAACGACCTGCACGACGCGTGGTTCATCGGCTTCACGCCCGAGCTCGCCGCGGGTGTCTGGATCGGCTACGACAGCGCGCGCAACCTGGGCAAGAACGAGACGGGCGGCCGCGCCGCGGCGCCGGTCTTCCTCGACTACATGAAGGGCGCGCTCGCCGACCGGCCCGTGCAGGAGTTCCCGGTGCCCGAAGGCGTGGTGTTCGCGCGCGTCGACCGCGCCACGGGACTCCTCGCGCCAACCGGCGACGAGAACGCCATCTTCATGCCGTTCCGCGAAGGCGCCGCCCCGACCGAAGTGAGTCCCACGCAGAACGGCGAGACCGGCGCGCGCCCGCTGCGCGTCGACTGA
- a CDS encoding cupin domain-containing protein, translated as MSESIRGDLSLLESADTAAMDWSRSPSGTVWRKRVHLVGPPESGQVTSVVRYEPRSTFRAHDHPEGEEILVLEGVFSDEHGDWPAGTFLANPEGFRHAPFSRPGCTLFVKLRQFPGRERRHVALDTNALAWRPGAQPGVSEKPLYAQPGFSDVMRLVRWAPGIDLGVTEYAQGAELFVLEGAFSDESGEHGRGAWLRFPVGAKHQPRASAAGCTLYAKTGGLCYLRPAS; from the coding sequence ATGAGTGAGTCGATCCGCGGCGACCTGTCGCTTCTGGAGTCGGCCGACACCGCGGCGATGGACTGGAGCCGCAGCCCCAGCGGCACGGTCTGGCGCAAGCGCGTGCATCTGGTGGGTCCGCCCGAGTCGGGCCAGGTCACGTCGGTCGTGCGCTACGAGCCCCGATCGACCTTCCGTGCCCACGACCATCCGGAGGGCGAAGAGATCCTGGTGCTGGAGGGCGTGTTCAGCGATGAGCACGGTGACTGGCCGGCAGGCACGTTCCTGGCGAACCCCGAAGGCTTCCGGCACGCGCCGTTCTCGCGGCCCGGCTGCACGCTGTTCGTCAAGCTTCGGCAGTTCCCCGGACGCGAGCGCCGCCACGTGGCGCTCGATACGAATGCGCTGGCCTGGCGGCCGGGCGCGCAGCCGGGAGTGAGTGAGAAGCCGCTGTACGCACAGCCGGGCTTCTCGGACGTGATGCGGCTCGTGCGCTGGGCGCCGGGGATCGACCTCGGAGTCACTGAGTATGCGCAGGGCGCGGAGCTGTTCGTGCTCGAGGGCGCGTTCTCGGACGAGTCCGGCGAGCACGGGCGCGGCGCCTGGCTGCGCTTTCCGGTCGGCGCGAAGCACCAGCCGCGCGCGTCGGCCGCGGGCTGCACGCTGTACGCGAAGACGGGGGGCCTCTGCTATCTGCGCCCGGCTTCCTGA